A region from the Biomphalaria glabrata chromosome 14, xgBioGlab47.1, whole genome shotgun sequence genome encodes:
- the LOC106061939 gene encoding uncharacterized protein LOC106061939 produces MTRKEDALLTLFTLLSWSFLDAALICRGTPTALELGVSLQLECLFTPDSTSNVTYPSSVKLLHSNSTTNPSYIDLLTVVNVDNIVGDLSNSPNIKVFGTIENNKLSYLRISWESPKLENAGAYRCVTYGVDKKGNPQFDLSETTVSVKNPDDKCQGNDAKNTTNNNKGKGRKQDLLTNAQNSLFTTSPEFKGSRYLLSETNDPRNYVDSILTCGQLGGYFAEIDSEEEFTFVLNTLLNSSTYETVYISGTDEAKEGVWVHSFSKTNIAFFKWAPGEPNLGKRENCMAYHKKLFWLYVDIDCAKLLTSDGTVSFVCEVPE; encoded by the exons ATGACTCGCAAAGAGGACGCACTACTAACTCTGTTCACTTTACTTTCGTGGTCATTTCTGGATGCAG CGCTGATTTGTCGTGGCACACCAACCGCTCTGGAACTGGGCGTATCACTTCAGCTCGAATGTCTGTTTACACCCGACAGCACAAGCAACGTGACCTACCCGTCGTCTGTAAAACTGCTTCACTCCAACAGTACAACCAATCCAAGCTACATCGACCTGCTGACTGTCGTGAATGTCGACAATATAGTGGGGGACTTAAGCAACTCTCCAAACATCAAGGTCTTCGGCACGATTGAAAATAACAAGCTCTCCTACCTTCGCATCAGCTGGGAATCCCCGAAACTCGAAAATGCCGGTGCTTACCGGTGCGTCACGTATGGAGTGGATAAAAAGGGAAACCCCCAATTCGACTTAAGTGAAACCACTGTCTCTGTTAAAAATCCTGATGACAAGTGCCAAGGAAATGACGCTAAAAATACTACGAATAATAACAAAGGCAAGGGAAGGAAACAAGATCTACTAACCAACGCACAGAATTCCCTGTTTACTACTTCCCCTGAATTTAAAGGATCACGTTACCTTTTGTCCGAAACTAATGACCCAAGGAACTATGTCGATTCAATCTTGACGTGCGGACAACTTGGCGGTTATTTCGCGGAAATTGACTCGGAGGAGGAATTTACCTTTGTGCTGAATACTTTGTTAAACAGCTCTACATACGAGACAGTGTACATCAGTGGAACAGACGAAGCCAAGGAAGGAGTCTGGGTGCACAGCTTTAGTAAAACTAATATCGCGTTCTTTAAGTGGGCTCCAGGAGAGCCCAATCTGGGTAAACGAGAAAATTGTATGGCTTACCATAAAAAACTGTTTTGGCTTTATGTCGATATTGACTGTGCGAAGCTCTTGACTTCTGATGGCACTGTCTCTTTCGTCTGCGAAGTACCGGAATAA
- the LOC106067190 gene encoding uncharacterized protein LOC106067190: MAFLRNVIVALVTLFCLPFLKAALVTQVIPSTVDIGLTKNLKVECLFSRDKSSPLTFLTSLTLSHSESKIEPDYIDVLSINNFDSQINGEIQNNPNTQVFGAIDNINKSFLGIQWEYPKVDTAGAYRCEAHGINQMGKPVSEFSNASVNAIYPDTKQLVDQLQKLTQHVELLQHAVNATEAKNNKLEKENKQLAELVTQTQEQMNLTTKQLTDLIQRTKTDPNRYINAQNVLFTSSSEFNGSRYLLTKTHGNTNYLFSILTCGLLGGYLAEIDSAEEYNFVRDNLLVGTSYSAVFVSGTDAAQEGVWVHNYSKTNVKYFNWGPSEPNWGQLENCMAYYRSQNWLYVDISCDTLYAFDSSVAFLCEVPQRI, from the exons ATGGCTTTCCTACGGAATGTTATTGTTGCTCTGGTGACATTGTTTTGTCTGCCGTTTCTCAAAGCAG CATTGGTTACTCAGGTAATACCTTCAACAGTCGATATTGGTTTGACCAAGAATCTTAAAGTGGAATGCTTATTTTCACGTGACAAAAGTTCACCTTTGACTTTTTTAACGTCCTTGACTCTGTCTCACTCAGAAAGTAAAATCGAACCAGACTACATCGATGTTTTATCGATCAACAATTTCGACTCACAGATAAACGGGGAAATACAAAACAATCCCAACACTCAGGTTTTTGGTGCAATagacaatataaataaatcttttcttGGAATCCAATGGGAATATCCGAAAGTCGATACTGCTGGTGCGTACCGGTGTGAAGCTCATGGTATCAATCAAATGGGAAAACCCGTATCAGAATTCAGTAATGCCAGTGTTAACGCCATATATCCCGATACGAAACAGTTAGTTGACCAGCTTCAGAAACTAACACAACATGTGGAACTACTGCAACATGCAGTGAATGCAACAGAagctaaaaacaataaattagaaaaagaaaacaaacaactgGCCGAATTAGTGACCCAAACTCAAGAGCAGATGAACTTGACCACTAAACAGCTTACAGACTTAATTCAACGAACTAAAACTGACCCGAATAGATACATAAACGCACAAAACGTATTATTTACCTCTTCCTCTGAGTTTAACGGATCGCGTTATCTGCTTACCAAAACTCATGGTAACACGAACTATTTGTTTTCAATCTTGACATGCGGACTACTTGGCGGTTATCTGGCAGAAATCGACTCCGCGGAGGAATATAATTTTGTGAGAGACAACCTGTTGGTGGGAACTTCTTACAGCGCAGTGTTTGTCAGTGGAACAGACGCAGCTCAGGAAGGAGTTTGGGTTCACAACTACAGTaaaactaatgtcaaatacTTTAATTGGGGTCCCAGTGAGCCAAATTGGGGTCAACTTGAAAATTGTATGGCTTACTATAGATCACAAAATTGGCTCTATGTCGATATTTCCTGTGACACCCTCTACGCTTTTGATAGCTCTGTTGCATTCCTCTGTGAAGTACCGCAAAGGAtctaa
- the LOC106076181 gene encoding uncharacterized protein LOC106076181, translated as MAAHLCTIFSLFSAVIVPMLKAELTVNATPAIYTVGLTKNVKVECLFSRDQSTNLVFVTSLNLAHSKTTDNPEFQDLISITSFDSQVYENVNTSRTQVYGVIDNKGKSFLGLVWDFLTVDRAGVYKCEAAGLNKMGKHVALSNSTIITALKPENDQVIEMVQNLMTQVELLRTQINLTTKYHAELDNKINQSSNYTTNLQSQLNEANAKNLNLEDQKNQLTKLVENYQLLSTKLDVNDQLKEANNSIRIILEKLQMNISLMKEELEDMLRFKDIITSTFDHLKNLFLTPTHPYNGKRYWLTKNHASVTPILALLFCEFRGGYLAEIDSPEEYAFVRDHLLTRSEVEFVYVSGSDEEQEGHWKHRNSKTELTYLNWGDNEGTDGRQVNCIAYYRGRNWLLADVGCPILTEFANNMGYLCELPS; from the exons ATGGCAGCACATCTGTGTACAATCTTCTCGCTGTTCAGTGCAGTGATAGTGCCAATGCTTAAAGCAG AGCTGACGGTGAACGCTACTCCTGCAATCTATACAGTCGGCCTGACCAAAAATGTGAAGGTTGAATGTTTGTTCTCACGGGATCAAAGTACAAATCTAGTGTTTGTAACATCCCTGAACCTAGCTCACTCCAAGACAACCGACAATCCAGAGTTCCAAGATCTCATCTCTATAACTTCTTTCGACTCTCAGGTTTATGAAAATGTCAATACATCTCGTACACAGGTTTACGGCGTCATTGACAACAAGGGGAAATCATTTCTGGGACTTGTTTGGGATTTCCTGACTGTGGATAGAGCCGGCGTGTACAAGTGTGAAGCCGCTGGGCTAAACAAAATGGGCAAACATGTTGCTCTTTCTAACTCCACTATCATCACGGCTTTGAAACCAGAAAATGATCAAGTCATTGAGATGGTTCAGAATCTAATGACCCAAGTGGAACTTCTTCGGACTCAGATAAACCTGACAACAAAATATCATGCCGAGTTGGACAATAAAATCAATCAGAGTTCTAACTATACAACCAATCTTCAATCTCAATTAAACGAAGCAAATGCCAAAAACTTAAATTTAGAAGATCAAAAAAATCAATTGACTAAGCTTGTTGAAAACTATCAGTTACTCTCTACTAAACTAGATGTCAACGATCAATTGAAGGAAGCGAATAACAGTATCCGAATTATATTAGAAAAGCTGCAGATGAATATATCACTTATGAAAGAAGAACTTGAAGATATGCTTCGATTTAAAGACATTATAACTTCAACTTTTGATCAtctcaaaaatctttttttaacgcCAACTCATCCTTACAATGGCAAAAGATACTGGCTGACCAAAAACCACGCTTCTGTGACCCCCATCCTGGCTCTCTTGTTTTGCGAGTTTCGTGGCGGTTATTTGGCTGAAATTGACTCGCCAGAGGAGTACGCATTCGTGAGGGACCACTTGTTGACAAGAAGTGAAGTGGAGTTTGTATACGTCAGCGGAAGTGACGAGGAACAGGAAGGACATTGGAAACACAGAAACAGCAAAACAGAACTGACGTATTTGAATTGGGGAGATAATGAAGGCACAGACGGTCGACAAGTTAACTGCATCGCTTACTATAGAGGAAGAAATTGGCTCTTGGCTGACGTAGGATGTCCTATACTAACTGAATTTGCAAATAATATGGGTTATTTATGTGAATTACCGTCATAA